One Candidatus Methylomirabilota bacterium DNA segment encodes these proteins:
- a CDS encoding RDD family protein yields MNRSGATPAARWRLLAAALTDAALGLALWALAAMWLLVAVLPWRRHPLALLDLALLCAMLFGLALTLHVVYHTVLVGGCGQTLGKMLLGIAVVRRNGGPTGYGRALLRVIGGGLCVLTLGLGELPVLFTRERRSLSDMIAGTRPVSVT; encoded by the coding sequence GTGAATCGTAGCGGCGCAACCCCGGCCGCGCGCTGGCGTCTCCTGGCGGCCGCCCTCACCGACGCGGCCCTCGGCCTGGCCCTCTGGGCCCTCGCGGCCATGTGGCTGCTGGTCGCGGTGCTGCCGTGGCGACGCCATCCGCTCGCCCTGCTCGATCTCGCGCTCCTGTGCGCGATGCTCTTCGGGCTCGCGCTGACGCTGCACGTGGTCTATCACACCGTGCTGGTCGGCGGATGCGGACAGACCCTGGGCAAGATGCTGCTCGGCATCGCGGTGGTGCGCCGGAACGGGGGGCCGACCGGCTACGGCCGCGCGCTGCTGCGCGTGATCGGCGGCGGCCTGTGCGTGCTGACGCTGGGGCTCGGCGAGCTGCCGGTGCTCTTCACGCGCGAGCGCCGCAGCCTCTCCGACATGATCGCGGGCACCCGGCCCGTCTCGGTCACCTGA